From Streptomyces qinzhouensis, one genomic window encodes:
- a CDS encoding RidA family protein — protein MSEKIAITPATHTAPPAKFSHGVKKGNILQVAGQVGFLPAVEGQAPTPAGPTLREQTLQTFANVKAILEEGGASWDDVMMMRVYLTDVDHFAEMNEIYNAYFEEQGLKAPASARTTVYVGLPAGLLIEIDALAVLG, from the coding sequence ATGAGCGAGAAGATCGCGATCACCCCCGCCACCCACACCGCCCCGCCCGCGAAGTTCTCGCACGGTGTGAAGAAGGGCAACATCCTCCAGGTCGCCGGCCAGGTCGGCTTCCTGCCCGCCGTCGAGGGCCAGGCCCCGACGCCCGCCGGGCCCACCCTGCGCGAGCAGACCCTCCAGACCTTCGCCAACGTCAAGGCGATCCTGGAGGAGGGCGGCGCGAGCTGGGACGACGTGATGATGATGCGCGTCTACCTGACGGACGTGGACCACTTCGCCGAGATGAACGAGATCTACAACGCGTACTTCGAGGAGCAGGGCCTGAAGGCGCCGGCCTCGGCCCGTACCACCGTGTACGTCGGCCTGCCGGCCGGTCTGCTCATCGAGATCGACGCGCTGGCCGTGCTGGGCTGA
- a CDS encoding CatB-related O-acetyltransferase, protein MNRLPADPTVLHPFPDQPRVVLLKPLVTSPLIDVGEYSYYDDPDDSIAFETRNVLYHYGPERLVIGKYCALGTGVRFIMNGANHRMDGPSTFPFPIMGGSWAEHFDLITGLPGKGDTVVGNDVWFGYHAMVMPGVRIGHGAIIASGAVVVDDVPDYGIVGGNPAGLIRTRYNDDDIARLLALAWWDWPAEHVTEHIRVIMSGTIADLEEIAPRS, encoded by the coding sequence ATGAACCGCCTTCCCGCGGACCCGACGGTGCTCCACCCTTTTCCCGACCAGCCGCGGGTGGTCCTGCTCAAGCCGCTGGTGACCTCGCCGCTGATCGACGTCGGGGAGTACTCCTACTACGACGACCCCGACGACTCGATCGCGTTCGAGACCCGTAACGTCCTCTACCACTACGGGCCCGAGAGACTGGTCATCGGGAAGTACTGTGCGCTGGGAACCGGGGTGCGGTTCATCATGAACGGCGCCAATCACCGTATGGACGGCCCCTCCACCTTTCCCTTCCCCATCATGGGCGGCTCCTGGGCCGAGCACTTCGACCTGATCACCGGGCTGCCCGGCAAGGGCGACACGGTCGTCGGGAACGACGTGTGGTTCGGCTACCACGCCATGGTCATGCCCGGAGTACGCATCGGACACGGCGCGATCATCGCCTCCGGGGCCGTCGTCGTCGACGACGTCCCCGACTACGGCATCGTCGGCGGCAACCCGGCCGGGCTCATCCGTACCCGCTACAACGACGACGACATCGCCCGCCTGCTCGCCCTCGCCTGGTGGGACTGGCCCGCGGAGCACGTCACCGAACACATCCGGGTCATCATGTCCGGCACCATCGCCGACCTGGAGGAGATCGCACCCCGGAGCTGA
- a CDS encoding GntP family permease, which translates to MPTTAIAASAPATEAPPHTGGLLLLIDGTAGLLTIATLGIVLLLVLIIKIRLQPFVALLAVSIAVGLAAGLSVTELFGTIQRSAATSVIETGMGGILGHVAIIIGLGTMLGAILEVSGGAEVLSKRLLNLFGEKRAPLAMGVTGVIFGIPVFFDVGIFVLAPIVYAAAKRSGKSILLYAMPLLAGLSMTHAFLPPHPGPVAAAGLLDVSLGWVILMGIVVGLPAVVAAWVFSDWIGRRIHVDVPQDMLEASEEAKAAVAAERAAEGKTEPEAEVSLATVLLIIGTPLVLILAATFSSIALDESTPRSVIEFFGNPFVALTIALVMAYYLLGIRRGWSRKSLEQVSTSSLKPVGNILLVVGAGGVFGAVLKASGVAQALSDTFEDVGLPIIVLAYLISVVLRVAQGSATVAIVTTAGIVLPLVENADHSQAFLALVIMAISAGSIFASHVNDGGFWIVAKYFGISERDTLKSWTVLECVLSVVGFAVAALLSLFV; encoded by the coding sequence TTGCCAACCACTGCCATCGCCGCCTCGGCGCCCGCCACCGAGGCACCACCCCACACCGGAGGACTCCTCCTCCTCATCGACGGCACCGCCGGTCTCCTGACCATCGCCACGCTCGGCATCGTGCTGCTGCTGGTGCTGATCATCAAGATCCGGCTCCAGCCGTTCGTCGCGCTGCTCGCCGTCTCCATAGCCGTCGGCCTCGCCGCCGGGCTCTCCGTCACCGAACTCTTCGGCACCATCCAGCGCTCCGCCGCCACCTCGGTCATCGAGACCGGAATGGGCGGCATCCTCGGCCATGTAGCGATCATCATCGGCCTCGGCACCATGCTCGGCGCCATCCTGGAGGTCTCCGGCGGCGCCGAAGTCCTCAGCAAACGGCTGCTGAACCTCTTCGGTGAGAAGCGCGCCCCGCTCGCCATGGGCGTGACCGGTGTGATCTTCGGTATCCCGGTCTTCTTCGACGTCGGCATCTTCGTTCTGGCACCGATCGTCTACGCCGCCGCCAAGCGCTCCGGCAAATCGATTCTCCTCTACGCGATGCCGCTGCTGGCCGGTCTCTCCATGACCCACGCCTTCCTGCCGCCGCACCCGGGCCCCGTCGCCGCCGCGGGGTTGCTGGACGTCTCGCTGGGCTGGGTCATCCTGATGGGCATCGTCGTCGGTCTCCCGGCCGTCGTCGCCGCCTGGGTCTTCTCGGACTGGATCGGCCGGCGTATCCACGTCGACGTCCCGCAGGACATGCTGGAGGCCTCCGAGGAGGCCAAGGCCGCTGTCGCCGCCGAGCGCGCCGCCGAAGGCAAGACCGAGCCGGAGGCCGAGGTCTCCCTCGCGACCGTGCTGCTCATCATCGGTACGCCGCTGGTGCTGATCCTCGCCGCGACGTTCTCCTCCATCGCCCTGGACGAGTCAACCCCGCGGTCGGTCATCGAGTTCTTCGGCAACCCGTTCGTGGCCCTGACCATCGCCCTGGTGATGGCGTACTACCTGCTGGGCATCCGGCGCGGCTGGTCCCGCAAGTCGCTGGAGCAGGTGTCGACCTCGTCCCTGAAGCCGGTCGGCAACATCCTGCTCGTCGTCGGCGCGGGCGGTGTCTTCGGCGCCGTCCTCAAGGCGAGCGGTGTCGCGCAGGCCCTCTCCGACACCTTCGAGGACGTCGGCCTGCCGATCATCGTGCTGGCCTATCTGATCTCGGTGGTGCTGCGGGTCGCCCAGGGCTCGGCGACGGTCGCGATCGTGACCACCGCGGGCATCGTGCTCCCGCTGGTCGAGAACGCGGACCACTCGCAGGCGTTCCTGGCGCTCGTCATCATGGCGATCTCCGCGGGCTCGATCTTCGCGTCGCACGTCAACGACGGCGGCTTCTGGATCGTCGCCAAGTACTTCGGCATCTCGGAGCGCGACACCCTCAAGTCGTGGACCGTCCTGGAGTGCGTCCTGTCGGTCGTCGGCTTCGCGGTCGCCGCGCTGCTGAGCCTCTTCGTTTAG
- a CDS encoding tetratricopeptide repeat protein, whose product MTDSGSTLADLIRQACAERGWGPSKLARELGIAAGRGPSGMTRQYARKLLSGDRKPGPHWMPHVLRVLRLEPPTESPGVVADHLDTVASILALGRSGKVDRRDFLAASGSGVFFLGIPDAEAVTRRVQSAATGAVRVGRGEVEAIGQMVQVLGDSSAEYGGGHVRHLAISYLTDNVGPWLEGRYTEAVGRELYAATSRLAHLIGWMSQDQDHEAAARHYYVHAYRLAGEAGEPEIAATALRGLAVQAMEIGPRQYARALALAEKCVETAREVSDPRVTAYYESTLAEAAALDGDHQLAMRSLSASGTHIERTADAPTGTSWASHFTIGRWSHASGMILARMGDLGAAQHQLQQALAVHGLDRRRSRANVLGHLGALHLRQGDLDGALAAWAQFLDTAEGVQSARIRDSAHDLRLRLARFPDDHDARALSERAERLLALP is encoded by the coding sequence ATGACGGATTCGGGCTCGACTCTTGCGGATCTGATCCGGCAGGCGTGCGCAGAACGAGGCTGGGGTCCCTCCAAGCTCGCCCGTGAACTCGGTATTGCCGCCGGACGGGGTCCGAGCGGTATGACCCGTCAGTACGCCCGCAAACTGCTGAGCGGGGACCGCAAACCTGGGCCGCACTGGATGCCGCATGTTCTTCGCGTGTTACGGCTCGAACCTCCGACCGAATCACCAGGCGTGGTAGCCGATCACCTCGATACCGTGGCCTCGATTCTGGCTCTCGGGAGGAGCGGAAAAGTGGATCGTCGAGACTTCCTGGCTGCCTCGGGAAGTGGTGTGTTCTTCCTCGGTATTCCGGACGCAGAGGCCGTTACCCGACGCGTCCAATCAGCCGCGACTGGAGCGGTCAGGGTGGGACGAGGCGAGGTCGAGGCCATCGGGCAGATGGTCCAGGTCCTCGGCGACAGCTCTGCCGAGTACGGCGGCGGCCATGTACGTCACTTGGCCATCAGCTATCTCACCGACAATGTCGGTCCCTGGCTGGAAGGGCGTTACACGGAGGCGGTCGGACGCGAGCTGTATGCGGCAACGTCCAGGCTCGCTCACCTGATCGGGTGGATGAGTCAGGATCAGGACCATGAGGCTGCCGCGCGCCACTACTACGTTCACGCCTATCGGCTCGCGGGGGAAGCGGGTGAGCCGGAGATCGCCGCGACGGCGCTGCGCGGACTCGCTGTGCAGGCCATGGAGATCGGGCCCCGACAGTACGCCAGGGCCCTTGCCCTGGCCGAGAAATGTGTTGAGACCGCGCGGGAAGTGAGCGACCCCCGGGTGACTGCCTACTATGAGTCGACGCTTGCCGAGGCTGCGGCGCTCGACGGCGATCACCAACTCGCGATGCGAAGTCTTTCAGCATCCGGGACACACATCGAGCGCACCGCCGACGCGCCTACCGGAACATCATGGGCCTCGCACTTCACCATCGGCCGGTGGTCCCACGCTTCGGGCATGATCCTGGCACGCATGGGGGACCTCGGTGCCGCGCAGCATCAACTGCAACAAGCTCTCGCGGTACATGGTCTCGACCGGCGGCGCAGCCGGGCCAACGTCCTCGGTCACCTGGGTGCGCTGCACCTGAGGCAAGGGGACCTCGACGGAGCCCTTGCTGCCTGGGCACAGTTCCTGGACACCGCAGAAGGAGTGCAGTCGGCTCGGATCCGTGACTCCGCCCATGATCTACGGCTACGGCTAGCGCGCTTTCCAGACGACCACGATGCCCGGGCGCTGTCGGAACGGGCTGAGCGTCTGCTGGCGTTGCCGTAG
- a CDS encoding Scr1 family TA system antitoxin-like transcriptional regulator: MAIQPDQLDRSGLELAAMLKHLRKQAGLSGVRLAARCNMSQSKISRIEGNRVRPSLVDVEQILKGLGASSVTAAEVMALARITQTEWQDRRALHRKGLDKKQLELAGIEASTVDFRYFLLSMATGLLAIPEYIKESIADTPPAQQAKAISLKLERQAVLLDRSKSFTFILTEQAVRYPLVSPDAMAMQIDRLASLSRQVNIRMGVLPIGVKFSSTPLSTFTVYDDRLATIETDLGAAVFRDPKDVHSLLGRFGSYEAYAIFGDDARELLSQWAWKFRR, translated from the coding sequence GTGGCCATCCAGCCTGATCAGCTTGACAGGTCTGGACTGGAACTGGCCGCTATGCTCAAGCATCTTCGCAAGCAAGCCGGACTCTCAGGAGTCCGGCTTGCTGCACGTTGCAATATGTCGCAATCCAAGATCAGTCGTATCGAGGGCAACAGGGTTCGTCCGTCTCTCGTGGATGTCGAACAGATCTTGAAGGGGCTGGGAGCCTCTTCGGTTACTGCAGCCGAAGTGATGGCCCTGGCCCGCATAACTCAGACAGAATGGCAGGATCGTAGAGCCCTGCATCGTAAGGGGCTGGATAAGAAGCAACTGGAACTAGCAGGCATAGAGGCGTCTACCGTAGATTTCCGGTACTTCCTTCTCTCCATGGCCACGGGGCTATTGGCGATCCCGGAATACATCAAGGAAAGCATCGCCGACACGCCGCCTGCGCAACAGGCCAAGGCCATCAGCCTGAAGCTTGAACGGCAAGCTGTTTTGCTCGATCGCTCCAAAAGCTTCACATTCATCCTGACCGAGCAAGCCGTCAGGTATCCGCTTGTGTCTCCTGACGCCATGGCTATGCAGATCGACCGGCTGGCCTCCCTGTCTCGGCAGGTGAATATTCGGATGGGAGTGCTGCCGATAGGCGTCAAGTTCAGTAGTACTCCGCTGAGTACATTCACGGTATATGACGACCGCTTGGCGACCATTGAGACAGATCTGGGTGCAGCCGTCTTCAGGGACCCCAAGGACGTTCATTCACTCCTTGGTCGGTTCGGCAGCTATGAGGCGTACGCTATTTTCGGCGACGATGCCAGGGAGTTGCTGAGTCAGTGGGCCTGGAAATTCCGGCGGTGA
- a CDS encoding GNAT family N-acetyltransferase, whose protein sequence is MFTRHTPDVARQIMLELTAVYAKVYDVPPYIGDPFFSVRLFEQRLTAAFDMKGFEVVTAHLSDGTPAGYTHGVTLTSDRAWWVSLDDLLTAEVKNAADGSDIFWLRELMVLPEHANQGIGRALHDEMLKGRAEILDDPHVHH, encoded by the coding sequence ATGTTCACCCGGCACACCCCGGACGTAGCGCGACAGATCATGCTCGAACTCACTGCGGTCTACGCCAAGGTTTACGACGTGCCCCCCTACATCGGTGACCCTTTCTTCTCCGTTAGGCTCTTTGAGCAGCGACTAACCGCCGCCTTCGACATGAAGGGCTTCGAGGTCGTCACTGCGCACCTCAGCGACGGAACCCCGGCCGGTTACACCCACGGGGTTACGCTCACATCGGACCGGGCCTGGTGGGTCTCCCTCGATGACCTGCTCACTGCCGAGGTCAAGAACGCCGCTGACGGTAGCGATATCTTCTGGCTCCGGGAACTGATGGTGTTGCCCGAACACGCCAACCAGGGCATTGGCCGGGCTCTCCACGATGAGATGCTCAAGGGTCGTGCCGAGATCTTGGACGACCCTCACGTGCATCACTGA
- a CDS encoding MFS transporter, with product MSSSTSTSPRQLRWTLAVLALAQLMYALDLNIVFVALPEIGSELGFPGQTQQLVVSAYVVFAGGFLLFGGRAADLLGRRRIFVIALALYAVSSLAGGLADTPELIIAARAVQGIGGALLLPATLALINTVFEEGPSRNRALAVWGGAGASGLTIGALLGGVLTENFGWPSVFFVNVPLAGLLVPAALFVIPGDPERRERRSFDLPGALSVTIGSTLLVFALVQGPETGWGGTPVLTALGTAAVALALFVVIEKRSADPLLPFRLFRNRSLGISVSITFLYMATFGVLPYFLTVLLQNVHGYSPLRTGLAFLIPSVAIAIGTQLGERAVGRLGTRNTLAAGFAVGAVGTAVLALGFDESAGYGLLVPGLIVSGVGQGIVWTAMWIAAATGTAPGEQGVANGAASTGLNIGNAIGLAVFTAVADHGTEGKTGEALRAATAHGEFLVVLLTAAGMAAGLLLALGLRRRSGSPAGPSATAPEREEAVTAR from the coding sequence ATGTCCAGTTCCACTTCCACTTCTCCGCGACAGCTCCGCTGGACGCTGGCCGTTCTGGCCCTGGCCCAGTTGATGTACGCGCTCGACCTCAACATCGTCTTCGTCGCCCTGCCCGAGATCGGCTCCGAACTCGGATTCCCCGGACAGACCCAGCAATTGGTCGTCAGCGCGTACGTCGTCTTCGCCGGCGGTTTCCTGTTGTTCGGCGGCCGGGCGGCGGACCTGCTCGGGCGGCGCAGGATCTTCGTCATCGCCCTGGCGCTCTACGCCGTTTCCTCACTCGCCGGAGGTCTCGCGGATACTCCCGAACTGATCATCGCCGCACGGGCGGTACAAGGGATCGGCGGTGCACTGCTGCTGCCCGCCACCCTCGCACTGATCAACACCGTCTTCGAGGAAGGGCCCTCGCGGAACCGGGCGCTCGCGGTCTGGGGCGGCGCGGGAGCGAGCGGGCTGACCATCGGTGCCCTGCTCGGCGGGGTACTCACCGAGAACTTCGGCTGGCCCTCGGTCTTCTTCGTCAACGTACCGCTGGCGGGACTGCTCGTGCCGGCCGCCCTGTTCGTCATCCCGGGGGACCCGGAGCGCCGTGAGCGGCGCTCGTTCGACCTGCCCGGCGCGCTGAGCGTCACCATCGGGTCGACCCTGCTGGTCTTCGCCCTGGTCCAGGGACCGGAGACCGGCTGGGGCGGCACGCCGGTGCTCACCGCCCTGGGCACGGCGGCGGTGGCGCTGGCGCTGTTCGTCGTCATCGAGAAGCGGAGTGCGGATCCGCTGCTGCCGTTCCGGTTGTTCCGCAACCGCAGCCTCGGTATCAGTGTGTCCATCACCTTCCTCTACATGGCGACCTTCGGTGTGCTGCCGTACTTCCTCACCGTCCTCCTGCAGAACGTGCACGGCTACAGCCCACTGCGGACCGGGCTCGCCTTCCTCATTCCGTCGGTCGCCATCGCCATCGGCACCCAGCTCGGCGAGCGTGCCGTCGGCCGTCTCGGAACCCGCAACACCCTGGCTGCCGGGTTCGCCGTCGGTGCCGTGGGCACCGCCGTTCTCGCCCTCGGCTTCGACGAGAGCGCCGGATACGGGCTGTTGGTGCCCGGCCTGATCGTCTCCGGCGTCGGTCAGGGCATCGTCTGGACCGCCATGTGGATCGCCGCTGCCACCGGAACCGCTCCCGGGGAACAGGGCGTGGCCAACGGGGCCGCCTCCACCGGCCTCAATATCGGCAACGCCATCGGCCTGGCCGTGTTCACCGCCGTGGCCGACCACGGCACCGAGGGCAAGACCGGTGAAGCCCTGCGCGCCGCCACGGCCCACGGAGAGTTCCTCGTCGTCCTGCTCACCGCGGCCGGGATGGCCGCGGGCCTGCTCCTCGCGCTGGGCCTGCGACGCCGCTCCGGGTCCCCGGCCGGCCCCTCGGCCACAGCACCCGAGAGGGAAGAGGCCGTCACCGCCCGCTGA
- a CDS encoding phosphotransferase gives MTDRVGWDDLPNSLRDEVTARTGAVLSTETIADGLNCRLAATIGTRRHGGLFLKGVPDGDTEEAAALQLEASLGQAVGGVGPTLRYDVHAAGWRVLVFDRIDGRHAALGSGSGDLDAVHEVLGRMRHLRVPAGVVVPQLAERYAGHLGPGDAELLAGDTLLHTDTHPHNILVESATGRAYVVDWAMPATGPAWVDAAYTAVRLMECDQPPGAALAWLATVPAWRTADPDAVRAFVGAVCRDWTATIGERDAESSNRRYRRLIGR, from the coding sequence ATGACCGACCGCGTCGGCTGGGACGACCTCCCCAACTCCCTCCGGGACGAGGTCACCGCACGGACCGGGGCCGTACTGAGCACCGAGACCATTGCCGACGGGCTCAACTGCCGACTCGCGGCCACCATCGGAACGCGGCGGCACGGCGGACTCTTCCTCAAGGGCGTGCCGGACGGAGACACCGAAGAGGCTGCCGCGCTCCAACTCGAAGCTTCGCTGGGCCAAGCCGTCGGGGGAGTCGGTCCCACCCTGCGATACGACGTCCACGCCGCCGGGTGGCGCGTGCTGGTGTTCGACCGGATCGACGGAAGGCACGCCGCCCTCGGGTCCGGGTCGGGAGACCTGGACGCGGTACACGAGGTGCTCGGACGCATGCGGCATCTCCGGGTACCGGCCGGTGTCGTCGTACCGCAGCTCGCCGAGCGGTACGCCGGCCACCTCGGGCCCGGGGACGCCGAGCTACTCGCCGGGGACACCCTCCTGCACACCGACACCCACCCCCACAACATCCTGGTGGAGAGCGCGACCGGGCGAGCGTATGTCGTCGACTGGGCCATGCCCGCCACCGGCCCCGCCTGGGTCGACGCCGCGTACACCGCCGTACGGCTCATGGAGTGCGACCAGCCGCCGGGCGCGGCCCTCGCCTGGCTGGCGACCGTACCGGCATGGCGGACCGCCGACCCCGACGCGGTTCGCGCCTTCGTCGGCGCCGTCTGCCGCGACTGGACCGCCACCATCGGCGAACGCGACGCGGAGTCGAGCAACCGGCGCTACCGGCGGCTCATCGGGCGGTAG
- a CDS encoding calcium-binding protein, translating into MRAGTRLVLFGITAAMLATTVGVRTAQAADVKQGDIKINKAVVNGGRTVVVGTRAVAVGVAVTATDNSGISGARHFSAFGPVANYLQIWDDEITCVKQSATTSTCTGTLVLDPARGQGIRDNNAAATWQLRTLVFAHDLDYIAPNPLVAFKVQRHARVTANAAPEPVKKGRTITVTGALSRADWNTVKYAGYGKQKATLQYLRKGTKKYVNLKTVTASSSGALKTTVKATADGYFRYVYAGNPATSAAVSAADYVDVR; encoded by the coding sequence ATGCGCGCAGGCACGCGCCTTGTCCTGTTCGGTATCACCGCCGCGATGCTCGCGACGACGGTCGGCGTCCGCACCGCTCAGGCGGCGGACGTGAAGCAGGGCGACATCAAGATCAACAAGGCGGTCGTCAACGGCGGCAGGACGGTCGTGGTCGGTACCAGGGCCGTCGCCGTCGGAGTGGCCGTGACCGCGACGGACAACTCGGGTATCTCCGGGGCCAGGCACTTCAGCGCCTTCGGCCCGGTGGCGAACTACCTTCAGATCTGGGACGACGAGATCACCTGCGTGAAGCAGAGCGCCACCACGTCGACCTGTACCGGCACGCTGGTCCTCGACCCCGCACGGGGCCAGGGAATCAGAGACAACAACGCGGCGGCCACCTGGCAGCTCCGGACCCTGGTCTTTGCCCATGACCTCGACTACATCGCACCGAACCCGCTGGTTGCGTTCAAGGTGCAGCGGCACGCGCGCGTCACCGCGAACGCCGCGCCCGAGCCGGTGAAGAAGGGCAGGACCATCACGGTCACCGGCGCACTGTCGCGGGCCGACTGGAACACCGTGAAGTACGCGGGCTACGGCAAGCAGAAGGCGACCCTTCAGTACCTCAGGAAGGGCACCAAGAAGTATGTCAATCTCAAGACCGTCACCGCGTCCTCCTCGGGTGCCCTGAAAACGACGGTCAAGGCGACCGCGGACGGCTACTTCCGGTACGTGTACGCCGGTAACCCGGCCACCTCGGCCGCCGTATCGGCCGCCGACTACGTGGACGTCCGGTAG
- a CDS encoding ArsR/SmtB family transcription factor, translating into MMYRHPTVGQIRIADVLTALGNPVRLSVVRVLDAGGEYNCGSVLGRLGITSKSTMTHHWRVLRESGVILQQPSGRENLLTLRRTELDSRYPGLLDAVLAGAASDEILS; encoded by the coding sequence ATGATGTATCGGCACCCGACGGTCGGCCAGATCCGGATCGCGGACGTCCTGACAGCGCTGGGGAATCCGGTACGGCTCTCCGTCGTCCGGGTACTCGACGCGGGCGGGGAGTACAACTGCGGGAGTGTGCTGGGCCGGTTGGGCATCACGTCGAAATCGACGATGACCCACCACTGGCGGGTGCTGAGGGAGAGTGGTGTCATCCTTCAGCAGCCCTCCGGGCGGGAGAACCTCCTCACGCTGCGCCGCACCGAACTGGACTCCCGCTACCCGGGACTGCTCGACGCCGTGCTGGCGGGCGCCGCGAGCGACGAGATCCTGTCGTAG
- a CDS encoding immunity 53 family protein, with amino-acid sequence MSASENVLDWLQSWYASQCDGDWEHTWGVAIETLDNPGWAVRIDLEGTGLADREYPEHQVTRGEHDWVTAWTADKAFRIACGPGNLAEALALFRSWATARVS; translated from the coding sequence ATGTCCGCATCCGAGAACGTCCTCGACTGGCTGCAGAGCTGGTACGCCTCCCAGTGCGACGGCGACTGGGAACACACATGGGGCGTGGCCATCGAGACGCTCGACAACCCGGGCTGGGCCGTCAGGATCGATCTCGAAGGAACCGGCCTGGCGGACCGGGAGTACCCGGAGCATCAGGTCACCCGGGGTGAGCACGACTGGGTGACGGCCTGGACAGCCGACAAGGCGTTCCGTATCGCCTGCGGCCCCGGCAACCTGGCCGAGGCCCTCGCCCTGTTCCGGTCCTGGGCAACGGCGAGGGTCTCCTAG
- a CDS encoding class I SAM-dependent methyltransferase: MPARHDLDSERELWDTYAESTRKDVYESDPVFRWTQYAGHGPGPELLGAPESVLEVGCGTGRALAYLAQQGIKATGVDMSPVMVANTTERWGPMGVQFVCAEVLSYLAETTETYDAVYSMFGAVWFTDPAKLLPLIAARLNPGGVLVFSHPPAIPGAYGPQGMYKGGFAGKAMYTYRYSYTLRKWESLLVKAGFRGAEVRELEAPTQGHIGTLIGRAVMP; the protein is encoded by the coding sequence TTGCCCGCACGACACGACCTCGACAGCGAACGTGAACTCTGGGACACCTATGCCGAGAGCACCCGGAAGGACGTGTACGAGTCGGATCCCGTCTTTCGCTGGACGCAGTACGCCGGGCACGGGCCGGGGCCCGAACTTCTCGGAGCGCCGGAGTCCGTCCTCGAAGTCGGGTGCGGCACCGGCCGTGCCCTGGCGTACCTCGCTCAGCAGGGGATCAAGGCAACGGGCGTGGACATGTCGCCCGTCATGGTGGCGAACACCACGGAGCGATGGGGCCCCATGGGGGTCCAGTTCGTGTGTGCGGAAGTGCTCTCGTATCTGGCCGAAACCACGGAGACCTACGACGCCGTGTACTCGATGTTCGGTGCCGTCTGGTTCACCGACCCGGCCAAGCTTCTGCCCCTGATCGCCGCCCGTCTGAACCCGGGTGGGGTGCTCGTCTTCTCCCACCCCCCGGCCATCCCTGGCGCGTACGGACCACAGGGGATGTACAAGGGCGGATTCGCGGGCAAGGCCATGTACACGTACCGCTATAGCTACACGCTCCGGAAATGGGAAAGCCTCTTGGTCAAGGCTGGATTCCGGGGAGCGGAAGTGCGTGAATTGGAGGCTCCGACGCAAGGGCACATCGGGACCCTGATCGGTCGCGCAGTGATGCCCTGA
- a CDS encoding DUF6879 family protein, protein MLLDGESWSRRFARIKNEAWRLETLPQYLVPQESEDFSDFCEGRSMTPYTASSYTERVARQRGEGKRNGRVHIVTQPLSDYLRFEFSRYYGVHVQAGDNIRILDVTNRANPLEGVQDFWMFDRSEVVLMNYEADGTQINREVFEGDISPFVEYQRTAIAESVPFEEYVNGGHPA, encoded by the coding sequence GTGCTCTTGGATGGTGAGAGTTGGAGTCGACGATTTGCGCGGATCAAAAACGAAGCATGGCGGCTTGAAACCCTTCCGCAGTATCTCGTGCCTCAGGAATCCGAAGATTTCTCGGACTTCTGTGAGGGGAGGTCGATGACCCCTTACACTGCTTCCTCGTACACCGAACGCGTTGCACGCCAGCGGGGCGAGGGGAAGCGCAACGGCCGCGTTCACATCGTGACGCAACCACTCTCCGACTATCTGCGGTTCGAGTTCAGTCGCTACTACGGGGTACATGTCCAGGCAGGCGATAACATCCGCATCCTGGACGTGACCAACCGAGCCAACCCTCTTGAGGGGGTTCAAGACTTCTGGATGTTCGACCGGTCGGAGGTAGTCCTCATGAACTATGAGGCGGACGGGACTCAGATCAACCGCGAGGTATTCGAAGGCGATATTTCCCCGTTCGTTGAGTATCAGCGCACCGCAATCGCGGAGTCGGTGCCCTTTGAGGAGTACGTGAACGGTGGCCATCCAGCCTGA